CCCGTTTTTCGCAGGCAAGCAGTTTTAATGTAACTTATGGCGGCGGCGAAGCCAACGTGGCCGTATCACTGGCTTATTTTGGTATTCCGGCCGGGCACGTAACCCGTTTCCCGGATAATGATTTAGGCCACGCCGCTACGGCTTTGCTGCGGCAACACCAGGTAGCTACCGAACATATTGTTTACGGCGGCGACCGCTTAGGCCTGTATTTTCTGGAAACCGGGGCCGTAGCCCGGCCCAGCAAAGTAGTTTACGACCGCGCCGATTCGGCTTTTGCTCAACTGGAACCCGGTATGCTAAACTGGGAAGAAATACTGGCCAATGCCCAATGGTTTCACTGGACCGGTATTACGCCCGCTATCTCGGAAGGAGCCGCCCAAAGCTGCCTGGAAGCAATTAAAGTAGCTAATAAGTTAGGTATAACCGTATCGGCAGATATTAATTACCGTAAAAATTTGTGGCAATACGGCAAAAAAGCCCACGAAGTAATGCCCGAATTAGTAGCCGGCTGCGATATTATCGTGTCGAGCGTTGGCGATGCATCCGATATTTTAAAAATTTCTCCTTTCCAAGACGATGCGGATGAGTTTACTTCGGTGTGCCGGCAAATTATGCAGCAATACCCTAAAATTAAAAAAATTGTAAATACCAAACGGGGCTCGGTAAGCGCTTCGCATAATACCTTATCCGGTATGCTCTGGAATGGGCAGGAGTTGTTGCAAACCATAACCCACGATATCACCCACATTATAGACCGGATTGGCGGCGGCGATGCGTTTATGGCCGGTTTAATTTACGGGTTGCTTACTTACCAAAACGACCAAAAAGCTTTGGATTTTGCGGTAGCGGCTTCGGCGTTAAAACATACCATTGAAGGCGATGCCAACTTAGTAACCGTAGCCGAAGTGGAGCCCGTAATGGAAGGCGATAGCTCCGGCCGTTTAAAAAGATAAGTTGGTCCATAGTCCATGGTCGATAGACGATGGTCCATAGACCACGGTCGATAGACAATAGACGATGAGAAACAGACATAGAATATAAATTTTCATAGCTGTTATTTGATTCAATAATAAATTTTTAAAAATAAAATTATTAAAAAAATAATCCGTGGACTATGGTCTATCGACTATCGACCAAGGACTGTCAACTAAAAATATGGCTCGTTTTACCCGATTGCAAGCTTACGCCAAAATGGCGGAAACCGGTTTAGTACCAGTGTTTTATCATTCAGATTTAGAAGTATGTCAGCAAGTATTGGCGGCTTCGTACCGGGCCGGCGTGCGCGTTTTTGAATTTACGAACCGCGGCGACTTTGCCCACGAAATTTTTGGCGAACTCAACAAGTTTGCAGCCCAGCATTGCCCCGAAATGATCTTGGGTGCCGGAACCGTTTTTGATGCCGGAACTGCTTCTTTATACATGCAACTTGGCGCTTGCTTTATTGTGTCGCCGGTTTTAAAAGACGATGTGGCCATTACCTGTAACCGCCGCAAAGTAGGTTGGATTCCGGGTTGCGCTACCATGGGCGAAGTGTCGCGGGCTGAAGAATTAGGCGCCGAAGTAGTAAAAATATTTCCGGGCGATGTAGTAGGGCCCGCTTTTGTAAAAAGCTTACTAGCACCTATGCCTTGGTCTACGGTAATGGTTACCGGCGGTGTTAAGCCCGAAGCCGAAAATTTAAAATCCTGGTTTCAGGCAGGCGTAACTTGCGTAGGCTTAGGCTCGCAGTTAGTACCCTCGGACTTGTTAAAAAACAAGAATTACGCCGGTATCGAAGCGCACATGAAAGCCACCATGGATCTGGTGAAGCAAGTAAGAGCATAATGAAAAAATAAACGAGTAACTTAAACAAATAGCCTATGCAAACATTAACTAAAACTGTTGCCACCGGAGTAGGTTCTTATCGCTGGACTATTTGTTCGCTCGTATTTTTTGCCACTACCATTAATTACCTCGACCGGGCGGTAATTAGTTTATTAAAATCTAACCTGGAAACCGAGTTCCGGTGGACCGAAACCGATTATTCTAACATTGTAATTGCTTTTCAGTTGTCGTACGCCTTGGGTATGCTGGGGGTAGGCCGGTTGATTGATAAACTAGGAACCAAATTAGGTTACGCTTTATCTATTACTTTGTGGAGTGTGGCGGCTATAGGCCACGCCTTAGTTAAAAGCACTTTTGGTTTTGTGATTGCCCGTTCGGCATTGGGTATTACCGAAGCCGGTAATTTCCCGGCGGCCATTAAAACGGTGGCCGAGTGGTTCCCGAAAAAAGAACGGGCTTTGGCTACCGGTATTTTTAATTCGGGTACCAACATCGGGGCTATTATTGCGCCTTTAACGGTGCCTTTTATTGCGGTGCAATGGGGCTGGCAATGGGCTTTTATTCTAACTGGTTTAATCGGATTTATCTGGCTGGTTGCCTGGTTTTTTATCTACGAAGTGCCTGCCCGGCACGCAAAGTTATCCCGTACCGAGTTCGATTATATTCATAGCGACGTGGATACCGCCACCGATACCGAGAATTCCGGGAAACCGGTTTCCTGGTTAAAGTTGCTGGGTTTCCGGCAAACATGGGCTTTTGCTTTAGGTAAGTTTTTAACCGATCCGGTGTGGTGGTTTTATTTGTTCTGGCTGCCGGCTTTCTTAAAAGCCGAATATGGTGTAGAAGGTACAGCCATGGCAATGCCGGTAGCCTTGGTTTATACTTTATCTACTTTGGGCAGCATTGGCGGCGGCTGGTTGCCCTTAAAATTTATCCGGGGCGGTATGCCGGTGTTTAAAGCCCGCAAAACTTCCATGCTCATTTATGCTTTTTGCGCGTTGCCGGTGTTGTTTTCGCAGTACCTAGGTTCGTTTAACATGTGGTTGGCTGTGTTTATTATTGGTTTTGCGGCCTCGGCGCACCAGGCCTGGAGCGCCAACATTTTTACGACGGTTTCGGATATGTTTCCTAAAAACGCTATTGGCTCGGTTACGGGCATTGGGGGCATGTTTGGCGGCTTAGGCGGCATGCTCATCGCGAAATTGGCCGGCTTGTTATTCGACCACTACAAAGCTTTAGGCTCCATCGAGATTGGCTATTACATTATGTTTTTGGTTTGCGGCAGCGCGTATCTGTTGGCCTGGTTGGTAATGCATGTGTTAGCCCCCAAAATGAAGCAAGTGGCTGTTTAAGTTTTCCAATAATTCATAATTTTAAAATTTAAGGATTAAATTCCCAGAAATCGGAGGCGGGTTGGTATTCTTCTGCTCCGGCTAAACTAGGTTTTACCCGCAGTCCAATCCCTAAATAAGCTTTATCCCCGATGGTATTGGCGGTTACCTGCACGTTGCCAAGGCCGGGATAATCCGTGAATTTTTGCCAGGTATCCGCCTCCGGATTGTATTGCCAGATATCGCGTAAGCCATTCGGCGTATTCTTGGCCTGACCTAAGCCATAATAACCTTTGCCTTTCACCGAAAAGGCAACGCCATTTACACGGTCTTCGCCCGGAAAGTCTGCTTTTTGTAGCCAGGTATCTGTATCGGGGTTGTATTCGTACAAACTTTTGGTTTTGCCCGCCAAGGACTCTTCCTCGATTAATATGTAGCCTTTAGCTCCAATGGAGAAGCCAACAAAATTGCCCAGAAAAGGCCCCGGAAAATTATTTTGTTTGTGCCAACTCACTCCGTTTAGCAACATCCATACGTTGCGCTCGGCCCGGTTTTCTATTACATAAGTCCGGTTATCTAAAGTAAAATGGGTGAGGGTAGAATACCCAAAAGGAAAATCAGGATATTCTTCTTCGGTGCCCCCGTAGAAAAAGCCGTATTGCCAGAAATCTTTTTGGTAGATGTATTTCCCGGGTATGTTTTCCCGGATCTGGTAGCCGCCGCCAAAGTAAGTAGCTTCATCGCCAAACTTGTTTAGCTTAAATAACAGCGGCTCAAACCGCGACGCTTTAAAAATAAGATCTTTTTGTTGCGCCCAAATGTTGCTGCCGGCAAAATAATACCATACTTCGGTAATAAACTCATCTGTTGGCCGAACTACCACAATGCCATTGCCCAAGGCTACGCTACTCACCCAATTAGATTTATCCGACCATTCTATACCGGTTAACGACTGCCAGACAAACGGCGCCTGGTGCAATAAACTAACTTCGTTGCTGTAATAATAAGCTTCGCCTAAACGAACGTAGGCCTTTACATAAAGGGTGGTACCTAAAGGTAATTCCGAAAATTGTAAAGCCGATATTCCGTTTTCGGGGCGGGCAACAAAGGTTTTTTTATTAGCCGAAACAGTAGGATTGGGATTCTCGGACCAAACAACGCCATACTCTCCGTTTGGGTTTGTACTCATTCCGGATAATTCTATTTTGGCTTCGGCTTGGGTGGCATCGAGCGAGTACACCGACAGTAAGTTAATAACCGGATTGGAAGGCGTAACTTCTTTATCTGGTTTACAAGAGATAAAGCTCGAAACAAATAAGAAAAACCAGGCTATAGAACGGGGTATTTGCATTGATTTATGAGGTAAAGCAGCCTTAGTAAAACAGAATGATGATGGTTAAATAATAAAGCCGAAATTCAAAATTTTTAAAATTTTATTAAACCAGCAGACTTTAGGTTCTTACTTATAAAGTACTTTTACCAGCCTTCCGGTTGATAAATGCTGGCATCCGGGTAAGCCAAACGGCAATCTCCGGGAGAAATAAATTCTTTGTAGTAGTCCGGAAATAACTGCAAGGTATCGCCGCTAATCGTAAGCCGTTTACGCGAAACGCAGGATGCGCCAAAGTAACCCAATGCCAATTCTGCTGGGTTTTCGGCATTGGCCATATTGCCTTCAATGGGCGCCGGTAGCGGATCAAAAATACTGCCCACGCGGCTTTGCTGCTCCTGAAAACGTTTCCAGAACTGGTAGGCTGCGCGCGTAAGCGAATATTGACTGACTTCGGCAAATAATTTACCGCGGGCGTAGTAAGGGGCAAAAAACACTTCGCGGTTTTTTATGTAATTGCCATTTATGAAGTCGTCGGTGTAAATATTGGTTCGGTTATCAAAAACCGGAATCCAGCAGTTGGTGCAGCAAATACCACCTGCTCGCGGCGCTCCCAACGATTCCCGGCGACTATAACCGTAGGCGGTCCAGCGGTAATAGTTTTCGGTTTCGGCGGGGTCTTTGGTATCGGCCATTACCTGGTAGCCACTGGGTTTACTGTAATCGGGTATTTCTTTAAAAACTGCCGTTAAATTTTCGATGGGTGGAACCGGTAAGAGCAACTCGGGGCTGGATATAAATGTTTTGCCCTGCGGTGTAACTACTTTTAACGTGTACGATTTTCCTACCTGGCCCACAAAACTAGAATCGGAGGTGCGGTAAATGCCAGGTTGCTGAATAATCGGCTTTAAGGTAACTGAGGCGCCGGTATTATCCGAAATAGTTACCAGGGCGCCGCTAACGGCTAACGAAGCAGGGGCAATGCGGCCCGCCATAAACGTTCCTGTATAGGTAAGCCGCACGCTGTAAGGCGGTTTTTCGTTCGTAATCAAGCCTTCTACTACTAATTTCTGCTCTTCGTTCCGGATAGGTAAATTTACTTCGTCGATGCAGGCAGTAAGCATGCCTAAGCCCAAAAACAAAACAGAAGCTATATACTTTAACATCGATTTTTTAAAAATTAAAATTCCAGGTGAGCGATGGGATAATGGTTCCGAAAACGGAAAGCTTATAAGATTTAGTTAAGCTTCTGTCGTTGGTAAAGTAAATAGAATACGGGTTTTTGCGGGCATACAGGTTATAAAACGAGACTACCCATAACTGATACTTTTCCTGGTTTTTTGTTTTGCGGGTGTCTTTGGTAAAAGAAACATCCAACCGGTGGTAATCTGGTATTCGGTCGGCGTTGCGGCGGGAGTAATTAACTACCGGTACTTCGTTTAAAATATATTTTCCATCGGGGTAAGTAGCTGGTCGGCCGGTAGTATAAACAAAATTGGTAGCCAGCGTCCAGCCTTTGCTTAAAAGGTATAACCCGGATAAAGCAAGGTTATGCGGCCGGTCGAAGGTAGCCGGAAAATAGTGGCCGTTATTTACTTGTTCTATAGCATAAGGCGTTTGCAAGGCTACCAACGACCGGGAAAAGGTATAACTCCCCTGGCCGGTTAAACGACCGGTATTTTTATGTACGCTTAGTTCTACGCCGTAAGCTTTGCCTTTGCCCGGTAACAAGTCGGTTTCAATGGTAGGGTTTAGCAACAAGCGGGCGCCGTTTTTGTATTCCACTAAACTTTGCATATCCTTGTAAAACCCTTCGATGCTGGTTTCCCAGGTATTATTTTTTAAATTTTTAAAAAATCCAATTCCTACCTGGTCGGCAATTTGCGGGGGGACATACCGGTCGCTCACCTTCCAGAAATCTACCGGCGAAATGGCCGTAGTATTAGATATTAAATGCAGGTACTGGCGGGTACGGTTGTAGTTTAGTTTAATAGCGGTTTTATCGTTAATGCCAATGCGTAAGGCTAGCCGCGGTTCCCAGCCGCCATAGGTTTTAATGCTTTGTCCTTTTCTAAAATGTAAGGTGTCCGAGATGGTTTCAGCGCTACGGGGTACGTTTTCTTCGTAAACATTTACCTGGCCGGCGCCTTTATTATTAAACCAGGAATACCGTAGCCCCATTTGCACCGAAACTTCTGGTAATAAATTCCATTGCTCGCTGAGGTAGGCGGCTTGTTCTACCCCAAATTCTTTTTCTAATTTTTGCGGATTAATGTTGGACTCCGAGCTGGCCGGTTTTATTTCTCCGGGACTTATTTGATACTGAATAACTGAGGCGCCCGCGTCTAGTTTATGACGGGGATTAGGCGTGTAGGAAAAATCTGCTTTAATTTCCTGGTGTTGGATAGCAGATGAAAGTTTAAAGCCATAATCCGCTTTTAAACCTTCGGTATTAAAGCCGTACTCGCTGTGAATTGCATTTATAGTAACAGCTATTTTATCGGATAATAAGCTATTCCACTGCCACGAAGCTGCGTTTGATTGCCAGGAATAAAGGGTATCTTCCGGAAATTTAAAATTATCGAAACTGCGGTATAAAGTAAGAGAGGTGAAATTTTTGTCGTTTACTTTATATTGTAGTTTACCATTGAAATCATAAAAAAAAGCTTTGTTTTTCTTGGTATCCCCCGGAAATGCCCGAATAATCCAGTTAGGGTAAGCTATGCGCCCGCCCACCAGAAAAGTTAATTTATTTTTTAAAATCGGGCCTTCCAGCAACAAACGGGTACTTATGGGGCTAATACCACCCGATAGCATAAGTTTTTCGGGATTACCCGGCCGCATTTTTAAAGTGAGCAACGAAGATAGTCGCCCGCCGTATTGAGCCGGAATGCCTCCTTTATATAACGAAACATCCTGAATAGCTTCCGGACTAACGCTGGCAAAAAAACCGAGCAAATGCGAGGTATTAAAAAGCGGCGCTCCTTCTAATAATATTAAGTTTTGATCTACGCGCCCGCCGCGCACGTTAAACCCGCCGGCGCCTTCGCCTACAGTAGTTACGCCGGGTTGCAGCATCAGCACTTTAATAATATCGCTTTCACCCAGAGCAACGGGTATTTTTTTAATGTCCAGCATATCCAGCTGAATTTTACTCATCTGAATACTTTTAATATTCTGGTCGGCAGCTTTGCCCGTAATGGTTAATTCATCCATTTGCTTGTTATCCTGCAACAAAGCCACATCCAGGCGGGTGTCTTGGCTTATTTGCACCTGCCGGGTTTGCGGCTGGTACCCCACCGAAGAAAAAGTAATTTGATAATTACCGGCGGGTAGCAATAAACTAAAATTACCTTGCTCGTTAGTGATGGCGCCTTTGCTGGTATTCTGCACTACAATATTAGCCGCCACTACAGGTTTTTGGGTTGCTTCATCCGTAAGGGTACCGGTTAGTTTAAATTGGGCAAACGCAGGTATGGTAACTAGCGCCAGAAATAAGTAAAAGCAAGCAAAAACCAGTAAATGCCGGTATTTAAATCCGTTCATGCGTATTGCGGTTAAACCTAACTTACCAGGAGGGATTTTTATATGCATAACGCTATATACCTTTATGTAAAAGCCTGCCGGAGTTAAGTTTAGAATTATTAATGAAACCGCAGGATGTTTTAAATCTATTTTAAGCTCTGAAAACAAAAGGGTTAATGCTGTGAACGGTTTAATGAGCTGTTATTATTTATCTGCTTTAAAGAAAAAGCCTGAAGCACTCATACTCACCAGAAAGCTCTCAAGTTAATGGTAAATAGCTAATTATGTACTTTTCTGTATTGTTTTAACCGGAATTTTTAAAATTTTTTACTTCCAGCAGCAACAAAATCTATTTTAAACT
The sequence above is a segment of the Adhaeribacter swui genome. Coding sequences within it:
- a CDS encoding sugar kinase, translated to MRQVITFGEIMMRLSTPGFARFSQASSFNVTYGGGEANVAVSLAYFGIPAGHVTRFPDNDLGHAATALLRQHQVATEHIVYGGDRLGLYFLETGAVARPSKVVYDRADSAFAQLEPGMLNWEEILANAQWFHWTGITPAISEGAAQSCLEAIKVANKLGITVSADINYRKNLWQYGKKAHEVMPELVAGCDIIVSSVGDASDILKISPFQDDADEFTSVCRQIMQQYPKIKKIVNTKRGSVSASHNTLSGMLWNGQELLQTITHDITHIIDRIGGGDAFMAGLIYGLLTYQNDQKALDFAVAASALKHTIEGDANLVTVAEVEPVMEGDSSGRLKR
- a CDS encoding bifunctional 4-hydroxy-2-oxoglutarate aldolase/2-dehydro-3-deoxy-phosphogluconate aldolase — its product is MDYGLSTIDQGLSTKNMARFTRLQAYAKMAETGLVPVFYHSDLEVCQQVLAASYRAGVRVFEFTNRGDFAHEIFGELNKFAAQHCPEMILGAGTVFDAGTASLYMQLGACFIVSPVLKDDVAITCNRRKVGWIPGCATMGEVSRAEELGAEVVKIFPGDVVGPAFVKSLLAPMPWSTVMVTGGVKPEAENLKSWFQAGVTCVGLGSQLVPSDLLKNKNYAGIEAHMKATMDLVKQVRA
- a CDS encoding MFS transporter, which codes for MQTLTKTVATGVGSYRWTICSLVFFATTINYLDRAVISLLKSNLETEFRWTETDYSNIVIAFQLSYALGMLGVGRLIDKLGTKLGYALSITLWSVAAIGHALVKSTFGFVIARSALGITEAGNFPAAIKTVAEWFPKKERALATGIFNSGTNIGAIIAPLTVPFIAVQWGWQWAFILTGLIGFIWLVAWFFIYEVPARHAKLSRTEFDYIHSDVDTATDTENSGKPVSWLKLLGFRQTWAFALGKFLTDPVWWFYLFWLPAFLKAEYGVEGTAMAMPVALVYTLSTLGSIGGGWLPLKFIRGGMPVFKARKTSMLIYAFCALPVLFSQYLGSFNMWLAVFIIGFAASAHQAWSANIFTTVSDMFPKNAIGSVTGIGGMFGGLGGMLIAKLAGLLFDHYKALGSIEIGYYIMFLVCGSAYLLAWLVMHVLAPKMKQVAV
- a CDS encoding Kelch repeat-containing protein is translated as MQIPRSIAWFFLFVSSFISCKPDKEVTPSNPVINLLSVYSLDATQAEAKIELSGMSTNPNGEYGVVWSENPNPTVSANKKTFVARPENGISALQFSELPLGTTLYVKAYVRLGEAYYYSNEVSLLHQAPFVWQSLTGIEWSDKSNWVSSVALGNGIVVVRPTDEFITEVWYYFAGSNIWAQQKDLIFKASRFEPLLFKLNKFGDEATYFGGGYQIRENIPGKYIYQKDFWQYGFFYGGTEEEYPDFPFGYSTLTHFTLDNRTYVIENRAERNVWMLLNGVSWHKQNNFPGPFLGNFVGFSIGAKGYILIEEESLAGKTKSLYEYNPDTDTWLQKADFPGEDRVNGVAFSVKGKGYYGLGQAKNTPNGLRDIWQYNPEADTWQKFTDYPGLGNVQVTANTIGDKAYLGIGLRVKPSLAGAEEYQPASDFWEFNP
- a CDS encoding DUF4249 domain-containing protein produces the protein MLKYIASVLFLGLGMLTACIDEVNLPIRNEEQKLVVEGLITNEKPPYSVRLTYTGTFMAGRIAPASLAVSGALVTISDNTGASVTLKPIIQQPGIYRTSDSSFVGQVGKSYTLKVVTPQGKTFISSPELLLPVPPIENLTAVFKEIPDYSKPSGYQVMADTKDPAETENYYRWTAYGYSRRESLGAPRAGGICCTNCWIPVFDNRTNIYTDDFINGNYIKNREVFFAPYYARGKLFAEVSQYSLTRAAYQFWKRFQEQQSRVGSIFDPLPAPIEGNMANAENPAELALGYFGASCVSRKRLTISGDTLQLFPDYYKEFISPGDCRLAYPDASIYQPEGW
- a CDS encoding TonB-dependent receptor, translating into MNGFKYRHLLVFACFYLFLALVTIPAFAQFKLTGTLTDEATQKPVVAANIVVQNTSKGAITNEQGNFSLLLPAGNYQITFSSVGYQPQTRQVQISQDTRLDVALLQDNKQMDELTITGKAADQNIKSIQMSKIQLDMLDIKKIPVALGESDIIKVLMLQPGVTTVGEGAGGFNVRGGRVDQNLILLEGAPLFNTSHLLGFFASVSPEAIQDVSLYKGGIPAQYGGRLSSLLTLKMRPGNPEKLMLSGGISPISTRLLLEGPILKNKLTFLVGGRIAYPNWIIRAFPGDTKKNKAFFYDFNGKLQYKVNDKNFTSLTLYRSFDNFKFPEDTLYSWQSNAASWQWNSLLSDKIAVTINAIHSEYGFNTEGLKADYGFKLSSAIQHQEIKADFSYTPNPRHKLDAGASVIQYQISPGEIKPASSESNINPQKLEKEFGVEQAAYLSEQWNLLPEVSVQMGLRYSWFNNKGAGQVNVYEENVPRSAETISDTLHFRKGQSIKTYGGWEPRLALRIGINDKTAIKLNYNRTRQYLHLISNTTAISPVDFWKVSDRYVPPQIADQVGIGFFKNLKNNTWETSIEGFYKDMQSLVEYKNGARLLLNPTIETDLLPGKGKAYGVELSVHKNTGRLTGQGSYTFSRSLVALQTPYAIEQVNNGHYFPATFDRPHNLALSGLYLLSKGWTLATNFVYTTGRPATYPDGKYILNEVPVVNYSRRNADRIPDYHRLDVSFTKDTRKTKNQEKYQLWVVSFYNLYARKNPYSIYFTNDRSLTKSYKLSVFGTIIPSLTWNFNF